In the Vulpes lagopus strain Blue_001 chromosome 16, ASM1834538v1, whole genome shotgun sequence genome, one interval contains:
- the LOC121476851 gene encoding short transmembrane mitochondrial protein 1-like yields the protein MLQFLFVFTFGNVVGMYLAQNYDIPNVAKKLKEGSLEIKKDLDAKKKLPSS from the exons ATGCTCCAGTTCCTGTTTGTATTTACTTTTGGCAATGTGGTTGGAATGTATCTGGCTCAGAACTATGACATACCAAACGTGGCTAAAAAActaaaagagggatccctgg aaattaaaaaggacttGGATGCCAAGAAGAAACTCCCTAGTTCATGA